The proteins below are encoded in one region of Metabacillus dongyingensis:
- a CDS encoding IucA/IucC family protein has protein sequence MTVEQKWNADHWKKASRRLLAKMISEFLYEEMIHAEKKDGKHILCFDSGISYRFLAEERLMDSYWVDEHSIETNKHGSWAEAVNPIEFLLELQKEIKIKPFTAAYLIEEYKRTLLADTHIIANQQNRSTADLTDLDYAELEGEMTGHPWITYNKGRIGFSYSDYLQYAPEQKQQTTLVWIAVSKEWGTFHSTKEVEYERLIESEIGESAIREFNLKLINEGQQPQNFFFMPVHEWQWNHVIVPLFSEELFEQRIICLGRGEDQYLPQQSIRTFVNMNHKKKHHVKLPMSILNTLVYRGLPSERVVLAPEITAHIQGIRDNDSFLRDRCRVILPGEVASMNYHHPDYVKLEGAPYQFMEMLGVIWRESMYSFLDEGEQAITLAALLYEGEDGKSYTLELIEKSGLSVEEWTKQLFDVLLPPLLHYLYQYGTVFSPHGQNTVVILKDCIPHRLAVKDFVDDVNISDQPLPELNAISAELKNVLRSEAPEGLCQFIFTGLFVCHFRYLADILHRKADFDETKFWNKLRESILSYQAQFPELKERFLLFDLLRPTFKKLCLNRNRMIEYGYGDGDDRPHASEFGKVRNPLAIEERVIV, from the coding sequence ATGACGGTTGAACAAAAGTGGAATGCAGATCATTGGAAGAAAGCGAGCAGACGGCTGCTTGCTAAAATGATATCTGAGTTTTTATACGAAGAAATGATTCATGCCGAAAAAAAGGATGGCAAACATATTCTGTGCTTTGACAGCGGAATATCCTACCGGTTTCTTGCTGAAGAAAGGCTGATGGACAGTTATTGGGTTGATGAGCATTCGATCGAAACAAATAAACATGGCTCATGGGCAGAAGCTGTGAACCCCATTGAGTTTTTATTGGAACTGCAAAAGGAAATTAAAATAAAACCTTTTACAGCTGCCTATTTAATAGAAGAATATAAACGCACGTTACTTGCTGATACCCACATAATAGCCAATCAGCAAAACAGGTCAACAGCGGATTTAACGGATCTGGACTATGCAGAGCTTGAAGGGGAGATGACAGGTCATCCCTGGATTACCTACAACAAAGGGCGTATTGGATTCTCCTATTCGGACTATTTGCAATATGCGCCCGAACAAAAGCAGCAGACAACGCTTGTCTGGATTGCCGTCTCAAAGGAGTGGGGGACGTTCCATTCAACCAAAGAAGTAGAGTATGAACGTTTAATAGAAAGTGAGATCGGGGAATCAGCAATAAGAGAATTTAATTTGAAACTAATAAATGAAGGACAGCAGCCTCAAAACTTTTTCTTTATGCCAGTCCACGAGTGGCAATGGAATCACGTTATTGTTCCGCTGTTTTCTGAAGAACTATTTGAGCAGCGCATCATCTGCCTTGGCAGAGGAGAGGATCAATACCTGCCGCAGCAGTCTATCAGGACATTTGTCAATATGAATCATAAGAAGAAGCATCATGTAAAGCTGCCAATGAGTATTTTGAATACACTAGTCTACAGGGGACTGCCGTCTGAGCGGGTGGTGCTGGCACCGGAGATTACAGCTCATATTCAAGGAATCCGGGATAACGATTCATTTCTGAGAGATCGATGCCGGGTCATTCTTCCTGGAGAAGTGGCGAGCATGAATTACCATCATCCTGATTACGTTAAACTTGAAGGTGCACCCTATCAATTTATGGAGATGCTTGGAGTCATTTGGCGAGAAAGCATGTATTCATTCTTAGACGAAGGCGAACAGGCCATTACTCTTGCCGCCCTATTATATGAAGGGGAGGACGGGAAATCGTATACACTGGAATTGATAGAAAAGTCCGGGCTCAGCGTGGAAGAATGGACAAAGCAGCTGTTTGATGTCCTCTTGCCGCCGCTTCTTCATTATCTTTATCAATACGGAACCGTATTTTCTCCCCATGGACAAAATACAGTTGTCATTTTAAAAGACTGCATACCCCACAGACTGGCTGTTAAAGACTTTGTGGATGATGTAAATATCAGCGACCAGCCGCTTCCTGAGCTGAATGCCATTTCGGCAGAGCTTAAAAACGTACTGAGAAGCGAAGCGCCTGAAGGGTTATGCCAATTTATTTTCACTGGATTATTTGTCTGCCATTTCAGGTATTTAGCTGATATCCTGCATAGGAAAGCAGACTTTGATGAAACGAAGTTTTGGAATAAGCTAAGGGAATCGATCCTCTCGTATCAAGCTCAGTTTCCAGAGCTGAAAGAACGGTTTCTGCTCTTTGACCTCCTGCGGCCAACGTTTAAAAAGCTCTGTCTTAACCGCAATCGGATGATTGAGTATGGATACGGAGACGGAGATGACCGGCCGCATGCTTCAGAGTTTGGAAAAGTGAGAAACCCGTTAGCAATCGAAGAAAGAGTCATTGTATAG
- a CDS encoding lysine N(6)-hydroxylase/L-ornithine N(5)-oxygenase family protein, with protein sequence MIYDVIGVGLGPFNLGMAALLEDVKDVDALFFDQKPQFNWHEGLLMEGTTLQVPFLADAVSMVNPISKYSFLNYLHHQKRLYHFYFLESFHIPRREYNHYLQWVAEELESCRFGKRVADVLQHAEGYEVLVEDVLTGEMERFTARHVVLGMGSAPNIPDWSAKGKSESLFHSAQFLHKKKECLNADAVTVIGSGQSAAEIFLEMLKEQNEQGYQLNWLTRTDGFFPMEYSKLGLEHFSPDYTEYFYRLPQALKDTVVPKQDSLYKGISADTIAEIYDLLYERTIAGQRPDVHLLAKTAVIDIEITCSDLNLQCHQWEQGEAFNLHSDIVIAATGYKTVWPSAFENLSNLMKWDSSNRPVISKDYEIELQEKRENKIFIQNGEMHTHGVGAPDLGLGAYRNAKIINQLAHRKVFDLPEKNVFQHFGAGHLVRSKQTV encoded by the coding sequence ATGATTTATGACGTAATAGGAGTAGGCCTTGGACCATTTAATCTTGGAATGGCAGCATTGCTTGAGGATGTAAAAGATGTGGACGCGCTCTTTTTTGATCAAAAGCCCCAGTTTAATTGGCATGAGGGACTTTTAATGGAAGGGACCACCTTGCAGGTGCCATTTTTGGCAGACGCAGTTTCAATGGTCAATCCAATAAGCAAATACAGCTTTCTGAATTATCTTCATCATCAAAAAAGACTTTACCATTTCTACTTCCTGGAATCGTTCCATATTCCGCGCAGAGAGTATAATCACTATCTGCAATGGGTGGCTGAAGAACTTGAAAGCTGCAGATTCGGAAAAAGAGTTGCCGATGTTCTGCAGCATGCTGAAGGTTATGAAGTCCTTGTAGAAGATGTTCTCACAGGGGAAATGGAACGCTTTACTGCCCGGCATGTAGTCCTTGGCATGGGAAGTGCTCCAAATATTCCAGATTGGTCAGCGAAAGGAAAATCTGAAAGCCTTTTTCACTCTGCTCAATTTTTGCATAAGAAAAAAGAGTGTTTAAATGCTGATGCTGTCACCGTCATTGGTTCTGGTCAAAGTGCGGCGGAAATTTTTCTGGAGATGCTGAAGGAACAAAATGAACAAGGCTATCAATTAAATTGGCTCACACGAACAGACGGATTTTTCCCGATGGAGTATTCAAAGCTTGGACTTGAGCATTTTTCGCCTGACTATACGGAGTACTTTTACAGACTTCCACAGGCATTAAAGGATACGGTCGTGCCAAAACAGGACTCCTTATATAAAGGAATAAGTGCTGATACAATTGCTGAAATCTATGATCTTTTATATGAAAGAACGATTGCGGGACAAAGACCTGATGTTCATCTCCTGGCCAAAACGGCAGTTATTGATATTGAGATTACTTGTTCAGACTTAAACCTGCAATGCCATCAATGGGAGCAGGGAGAAGCATTTAATCTGCATTCGGATATCGTCATCGCAGCAACCGGCTATAAAACAGTTTGGCCAAGCGCTTTTGAAAACTTATCAAATCTTATGAAATGGGACAGCAGCAATCGTCCTGTTATATCAAAAGACTATGAAATAGAGCTGCAGGAAAAAAGGGAAAACAAAATCTTTATTCAAAACGGAGAAATGCATACTCATGGGGTAGGTGCACCGGATCTTGGACTAGGTGCTTACCGGAATGCAAAGATTATCAATCAGCTTGCTCACAGAAAAGTGTTTGACCTTCCAGAAAAAAATGTCTTTCAGCATTTTGGTGCAGGCCATCTTGTCCGCAGCAAACAAACAGTTTAG
- a CDS encoding GNAT family N-acetyltransferase: MSQLETGLSITFRKADFEKDAAMLHKWHHEPHVIPYWNQDYPFSQYTKHLKKLLADDHQTLWIGHLNGEAMSYWETYWASADIIGDYYAAEPYDQGVHLLIGDPFYLGKGLSLPMLREIMKQMFTDERTQRIVAEPDSRNKKMIHVFKKCGFFPQKEIQLPDKKALFMICEREDFEWGLKNDL, encoded by the coding sequence ATGAGTCAGCTAGAGACCGGTTTATCTATAACATTTCGAAAGGCAGACTTTGAAAAAGATGCTGCCATGCTTCATAAGTGGCATCACGAACCGCACGTTATTCCTTATTGGAATCAAGATTATCCTTTCAGCCAATATACGAAGCATCTGAAAAAACTTTTGGCGGATGATCATCAAACGCTGTGGATCGGGCATCTGAACGGTGAGGCAATGAGCTATTGGGAAACGTATTGGGCAAGTGCTGACATCATTGGAGATTATTATGCAGCAGAGCCTTATGATCAGGGTGTTCATTTGCTGATTGGTGATCCTTTTTACCTTGGTAAAGGTCTTTCTCTGCCAATGCTCCGTGAAATCATGAAACAGATGTTTACTGACGAGCGGACACAGAGGATAGTCGCCGAGCCTGACAGCCGAAACAAGAAAATGATTCATGTTTTCAAAAAATGCGGATTCTTTCCGCAAAAGGAAATTCAGCTGCCTGATAAAAAAGCACTTTTCATGATATGTGAAAGAGAAGATTTTGAATGGGGGCTAAAGAATGATTTATGA
- a CDS encoding IucA/IucC family protein, which translates to MNKLEAMALAEKATLQSYLNCFLRETNSGNLSADAPEELRKKHSGNWIHVILQHQNSCLYIPAGYLSETGRHLLDCPVYCDNEEINYITCIEKTLKELGENASSAEKNEELLLRVKQSCESMAQFLEERSDDEEELYQTSFDFIAAEQSLLFGHLLHPTPKSRQGMTESDIKVYSPELKGAFPLHYFRAHAESIYSKSTMPKSAIELIKQLVKDDPEISAEFKEKYAGKDEYALLPIHPWQAEYLLKDSAVQEFIQEGMLENLGQHGQAFYATSSLRTVYHPDVAFMLKFSLNIKITNSVRVNLLKELERGAEVKELMDTQLGSELSEQFPDFNIIHDPAFITLKLHDQKESGFEVILRENPFYKRSAEQATALVALCQDGMLPQSSRLASIVRDLSKKEKRTTEEISADWLKRYLAISLKPILWLYFEKGIALEAHQQNSVVQLENGYPARFFYRDNQGFYFCESKKNELNSYLPGIGLKSETVCSDAVADERLRYYFFFNHLFGLVNAFGTANLADEKNLLQLIREELEKQSIPAAHPSLLLKTLLENKTLPCKANLLTRFHDLDELVGPLETQSVYVQVHNPLFTKKEVFASK; encoded by the coding sequence ATGAACAAACTTGAAGCAATGGCTCTTGCTGAAAAAGCAACTCTTCAAAGCTATTTAAATTGCTTTCTGCGGGAGACAAACAGCGGGAATCTAAGTGCGGATGCACCTGAAGAATTAAGAAAGAAGCACAGCGGCAATTGGATTCATGTTATTTTACAACATCAAAATTCCTGTCTTTATATCCCGGCAGGCTATCTATCTGAGACAGGACGTCACTTGTTAGACTGCCCAGTGTACTGTGATAATGAGGAAATCAATTACATAACATGCATTGAAAAAACGCTGAAAGAACTGGGTGAAAATGCTTCATCAGCTGAAAAAAATGAAGAATTGCTTTTGCGTGTCAAACAAAGCTGTGAATCCATGGCTCAATTTCTTGAAGAGCGTTCAGATGATGAAGAAGAACTTTATCAAACCTCATTTGATTTTATTGCAGCAGAGCAGTCCCTTTTATTTGGACATTTGCTTCATCCGACACCAAAAAGCAGACAGGGAATGACAGAATCAGATATTAAGGTGTATTCACCAGAATTAAAAGGAGCATTTCCGCTGCATTATTTTAGAGCTCATGCTGAATCCATTTATTCAAAGTCAACAATGCCAAAGTCGGCAATTGAACTTATAAAGCAGCTTGTCAAGGATGACCCGGAGATCAGTGCTGAGTTTAAAGAGAAGTACGCAGGAAAGGATGAATACGCACTTCTTCCAATTCATCCGTGGCAAGCTGAGTATTTGCTGAAAGACTCAGCTGTTCAAGAATTCATTCAAGAAGGCATGCTTGAAAATTTAGGTCAGCATGGACAGGCATTTTATGCAACTTCATCCTTGCGAACGGTCTATCATCCAGATGTTGCCTTTATGCTGAAGTTTTCACTTAACATTAAAATCACAAATTCTGTCCGGGTGAACCTATTAAAAGAACTTGAACGCGGAGCTGAAGTGAAAGAATTGATGGACACACAGCTTGGAAGTGAGTTATCTGAACAATTTCCTGATTTTAATATCATTCACGATCCTGCATTTATTACATTAAAGCTGCACGATCAGAAAGAGTCAGGTTTTGAAGTCATTCTCAGGGAAAATCCTTTTTATAAAAGGAGTGCGGAACAAGCAACCGCTCTTGTTGCCCTCTGTCAGGACGGAATGCTGCCGCAATCTTCAAGACTTGCAAGCATCGTTCGTGACCTTTCAAAAAAGGAAAAACGAACAACTGAAGAAATAAGCGCAGACTGGCTGAAACGCTATTTGGCGATTTCATTAAAGCCGATTCTTTGGCTTTATTTTGAAAAGGGCATTGCGCTTGAAGCACATCAGCAAAACAGTGTCGTTCAGCTGGAAAATGGATATCCAGCGCGATTTTTTTATAGAGACAATCAGGGATTTTACTTTTGCGAATCCAAAAAGAATGAATTAAATTCGTATCTTCCGGGAATCGGTTTAAAAAGTGAAACGGTATGTTCAGATGCAGTTGCAGATGAACGGCTGCGCTACTATTTCTTTTTCAATCATTTATTCGGACTTGTGAATGCCTTTGGAACGGCAAACCTGGCAGATGAGAAAAATCTTCTTCAACTTATTCGGGAGGAATTGGAAAAGCAGTCCATTCCTGCAGCTCATCCATCGCTTTTGCTTAAAACCCTGCTGGAAAACAAGACCTTGCCCTGCAAAGCGAATCTATTAACTAGATTTCATGATTTAGATGAACTGGTTGGGCCGCTTGAAACACAGTCTGTTTATGTTCAAGTGCATAATCCTTTATTTACAAAGAAGGAGGTCTTTGCATCAAAATGA